The proteins below are encoded in one region of Microvirga ossetica:
- a CDS encoding NAD(P)/FAD-dependent oxidoreductase, whose product MARIVIIGAGIVGLSVARAALKKGHEAIILEQGPVPNPHAASFDLHRMIRYQYGSAEGYTRMVTSAFDAWDRLWDDLGTDHFENTGSIAISLAPNDYAEKSLKTFQAIGLDHEVLNREDVERLCPHLTLPEGAWGVVSARGGPLFASRIVTDLAQWVVDHGAEIEANCKVVRVDPENGIAERADGTTVAGDLLVIAAGAWLPGLLPDRYGDNAVYRQGLCYVEPPARYKDSWRNAPAIASLGDHTGYTLPDRRGAGLKIGYSAHRRLARPEQHGFDSDLETESAAILGAFKPYFNEPDSYRPTRIQVGFYVLDPSRRFKLDQFGRGLVVTNCDGQMFKFGPLLGERIVGMFEGTESAADLSRWAAGH is encoded by the coding sequence ATGGCGCGCATCGTCATCATTGGCGCAGGGATCGTCGGACTATCGGTGGCTCGTGCCGCCCTGAAGAAGGGCCATGAGGCCATCATCCTGGAGCAGGGTCCAGTCCCGAATCCTCACGCCGCCTCGTTCGACCTGCATCGGATGATCCGGTACCAGTATGGGTCTGCCGAAGGCTATACCCGCATGGTCACGAGCGCCTTCGACGCGTGGGATCGGCTCTGGGACGATCTAGGTACCGATCACTTCGAGAATACCGGCAGCATCGCCATCTCCCTGGCGCCCAACGACTACGCGGAAAAATCCCTGAAGACGTTCCAGGCCATCGGCCTCGATCACGAGGTCTTGAACCGCGAGGATGTGGAGCGCCTGTGCCCACACCTGACCCTACCGGAGGGCGCTTGGGGCGTCGTTTCCGCGCGCGGCGGGCCCCTCTTCGCCAGCCGGATCGTCACCGACCTCGCGCAATGGGTGGTGGATCACGGAGCCGAGATCGAGGCGAACTGCAAGGTAGTTCGCGTGGACCCCGAGAACGGTATCGCCGAGCGGGCAGACGGGACGACGGTGGCGGGCGATCTCCTCGTCATCGCCGCGGGAGCCTGGCTTCCCGGCTTGCTGCCCGACCGCTACGGGGACAACGCGGTCTACCGCCAGGGGCTTTGCTATGTGGAGCCGCCGGCCCGCTACAAAGACTCGTGGCGCAACGCCCCCGCCATTGCCTCCTTGGGTGACCATACGGGCTATACCTTGCCCGATCGCCGCGGCGCCGGCCTGAAGATCGGCTATAGTGCTCATCGCAGGCTCGCACGGCCGGAGCAGCACGGCTTCGACTCCGATTTGGAGACTGAGAGCGCGGCGATCCTGGGGGCGTTCAAGCCCTATTTCAACGAACCGGACAGCTACCGGCCGACGCGGATCCAGGTGGGCTTTTACGTTCTTGACCCCTCGCGCCGCTTCAAGCTCGACCAATTCGGGCGTGGCCTCGTGGTGACGAACTGCGATGGCCAGATGTTCAAATTCGGCCCGCTTCTGGGCGAGCGCATCGTCGGCATGTTCGAGGGAACTGAATCCGCTGCCGACCTCTCCCGCTGGGCCGCCGGCCACTGA
- a CDS encoding aldehyde dehydrogenase family protein: protein MLDFDPNTVSVPNGHFIDGTLVTECGDTLSVRRPSDNHVYADLPIASAEMVDRAVLSAQRAFETSDWASGAPRHRARIMRRWADLMEANREELAKLEALGSTRPIKDVLAVDLPYGADSIRFFAEWADKLGGDVAATRSDHLGLVIAEPYGVVACIAPWNFPITQALTKIGPALAAGNAVVLKPSEMTPFSAVRLAELAIEAGMPPGILNVVQGTGAVTGDAMCRHPLVGKISFTGSTHTGAAIMAASAESGVKPLTLELGGKSPQLVFADVPDLGRVARAISNSILGNAGQVCVAGSRLVVQRKVQDQLLDRLIALAKDVRPGPTWRSDTSFAPIISTPQLDRIDGIVRRTIAEGAEAVIGGRRVMSIQDGAFYEPTILTGASSQMEAVREEVFGPVLTVQSFDDEEEGLTLADHPVYGLAAGVYTGDVSKALRAVRTIKAGTVWVNRYGRTADYIIPTGGYKSSGIGKDLGRQAVEANMRLKSALIDFAA from the coding sequence ATGCTCGACTTCGATCCGAATACCGTTTCCGTTCCCAACGGTCACTTCATCGACGGGACGCTCGTCACCGAGTGCGGCGACACGCTTTCGGTCCGCCGTCCGTCGGACAACCATGTCTATGCGGACCTGCCGATTGCGTCCGCCGAGATGGTCGACCGGGCCGTGTTGTCGGCGCAGCGCGCCTTCGAAACATCGGACTGGGCCTCCGGCGCCCCACGCCACCGGGCCCGCATCATGCGGCGCTGGGCGGACCTCATGGAGGCCAACAGAGAGGAATTGGCCAAGCTTGAGGCCTTGGGTTCCACGCGGCCGATCAAGGATGTGCTCGCGGTCGACCTCCCCTATGGTGCGGACAGCATTCGGTTCTTCGCCGAGTGGGCAGACAAGCTCGGGGGCGACGTGGCGGCTACCCGGTCCGACCATCTGGGCCTCGTGATTGCCGAGCCCTATGGCGTCGTGGCCTGCATCGCACCCTGGAACTTCCCCATCACGCAGGCTCTCACCAAAATCGGACCGGCTCTTGCGGCGGGCAATGCCGTGGTCCTCAAGCCCTCCGAAATGACGCCGTTCTCCGCAGTGCGTCTGGCTGAATTGGCCATTGAGGCGGGCATGCCGCCAGGCATTCTCAACGTCGTCCAGGGCACTGGCGCCGTGACGGGTGACGCCATGTGCCGTCACCCACTGGTCGGCAAGATCTCCTTCACCGGCTCCACGCACACTGGCGCCGCCATCATGGCGGCGAGTGCTGAGAGCGGTGTCAAACCGCTCACCCTGGAGCTGGGCGGCAAGAGCCCGCAGCTCGTGTTCGCCGACGTGCCCGATCTTGGCCGGGTGGCGCGCGCCATCTCCAACTCCATTCTCGGCAATGCTGGGCAAGTCTGCGTAGCGGGCTCACGGCTGGTCGTGCAGCGCAAGGTGCAGGACCAGCTCCTCGACCGGCTCATCGCCCTGGCGAAGGACGTGCGCCCTGGACCGACCTGGCGCTCAGACACGTCGTTTGCTCCCATTATCTCCACGCCTCAGCTCGACCGCATCGACGGAATTGTCCGGCGGACCATCGCGGAGGGGGCCGAAGCGGTCATCGGCGGGCGGCGGGTGATGTCGATCCAAGATGGCGCCTTCTACGAACCCACCATTCTCACCGGCGCTTCGTCTCAAATGGAAGCAGTGCGCGAGGAGGTGTTCGGTCCCGTCCTGACGGTCCAGAGCTTCGACGATGAGGAAGAGGGTCTTACCCTCGCCGACCATCCGGTCTACGGCCTGGCGGCCGGTGTCTACACAGGCGATGTGAGCAAGGCCCTGCGCGCAGTGCGCACCATCAAGGCTGGCACAGTCTGGGTGAACCGCTACGGGCGCACCGCGGACTACATCATTCCGACGGGCGGCTACAAGAGTTCCGGCATTGGCAAGGACCTAGGCCGTCAGGCGGTGGAGGCCAACATGCGGCTCAAGAGTGCCCTCATCGACTTCGCCGCGTGA
- a CDS encoding haloacid dehalogenase type II gives MTTLRPKYISFDCHGTLIYYEMAPVARKVYADRVSADKLDAFTRDFSSYRLDEVLGAWKPYSEVVRNSIARTCKLWNVEFRDSDAEFIYNSVPTWGPHPDVPVALAQVAKHFPLVILSNADNSQIRSNVEKLGAPFHAVFTAEDAQSYKPRMRGFEYMMDKLGCGPEDLLHVSSSFRYDLMTAHDLHITNKVWVNRGHEPPNPYYGYHEIKDISGLPGLLGL, from the coding sequence ATGACCACACTCAGGCCAAAGTACATCTCGTTCGACTGCCACGGCACGCTCATCTACTACGAGATGGCTCCGGTGGCGCGGAAGGTTTATGCGGACCGGGTGAGCGCAGACAAGTTGGATGCCTTCACCCGTGACTTCTCCTCGTACCGGCTGGACGAGGTTCTCGGGGCATGGAAGCCCTATTCCGAGGTGGTGCGCAACTCGATTGCCCGGACCTGTAAACTCTGGAATGTCGAATTCCGGGACAGCGATGCCGAATTCATCTACAACTCGGTGCCCACTTGGGGACCTCATCCGGACGTGCCTGTCGCACTCGCTCAGGTTGCCAAGCACTTTCCCCTGGTCATCCTCTCGAACGCTGACAATAGCCAGATCCGCTCCAATGTGGAGAAGCTCGGAGCGCCCTTCCATGCGGTGTTCACGGCGGAGGATGCCCAATCCTACAAGCCGCGCATGCGGGGTTTCGAATACATGATGGACAAACTGGGCTGTGGTCCGGAAGACCTGTTGCATGTCTCGTCGAGCTTCCGATACGACCTCATGACGGCACACGATCTGCACATCACGAACAAGGTATGGGTGAACCGCGGGCACGAGCCGCCAAATCCGTACTACGGTTACCATGAGATCAAGGACATCTCCGGATTGCCGGGCCTGCTCGGCCTGTAA
- a CDS encoding NAD(P)/FAD-dependent oxidoreductase, whose protein sequence is MKLASYWLDTAPPFAGETSGALAGRADVAVIGGGFTGLSAAIALAKNGADVVLIDANRVGAGASGRNGGQCNNGLAADFRSTVEQLGLAQARTLYRAYDAAVDTVERLVREEAIECDFGRTGKIKLAAKPEHYEKLARTHEVLAREVDPDTKLVPASAMRSEVGTDRYHGGLVFGKSASMHMGKFVHGLASAAARHGVRIYENAPVTKLNRIHGYEHDVVTHRGTVRASQVLLATGTSTVGPFFHYRRRIVPIGSFIIVTEPLPIETVDALMPTRRMATDSKNVGSYFRITPDNRLLFGGRARFAMSNPLSDAKSGKILEQIMLTVFPSLRGVRIDYCWGGLVDMTADRLPRAGEHDGVFYSMGYSGHGTQMSTHMGVVMGEVMSGKPEANIWRDMEWPAIPGHFGPPWFLPFVGAYYRLQDILH, encoded by the coding sequence ATGAAACTTGCATCATATTGGCTCGATACGGCGCCGCCCTTCGCCGGCGAGACCTCAGGTGCCCTCGCCGGCCGGGCTGACGTTGCGGTCATCGGCGGCGGCTTTACCGGGCTCTCGGCAGCCATCGCGCTCGCGAAGAATGGTGCCGACGTCGTTCTGATCGATGCAAACCGCGTCGGCGCCGGCGCTTCGGGGCGCAATGGAGGGCAGTGCAACAACGGTCTCGCGGCCGATTTCCGCAGCACCGTGGAGCAGCTCGGGCTCGCCCAGGCCCGCACGCTCTATCGCGCCTACGACGCGGCGGTCGATACGGTCGAGCGGCTCGTCAGAGAGGAAGCAATCGAGTGCGACTTCGGCCGGACGGGCAAGATCAAGCTTGCGGCCAAGCCCGAGCATTATGAAAAGCTGGCCCGCACCCACGAAGTGCTCGCCCGGGAGGTGGATCCGGACACCAAGCTGGTGCCGGCCTCGGCGATGCGCTCGGAAGTCGGCACGGATCGCTATCACGGCGGCCTCGTCTTCGGCAAAAGCGCCAGCATGCACATGGGAAAGTTCGTGCATGGCTTGGCCAGTGCAGCCGCGCGGCACGGCGTGCGCATCTACGAGAACGCTCCCGTCACGAAGCTGAACCGCATCCACGGATACGAGCATGACGTCGTCACGCACCGTGGTACGGTCAGGGCGTCGCAGGTCCTGCTCGCCACCGGCACCTCGACGGTCGGTCCCTTCTTTCACTACCGCCGGCGCATCGTGCCCATCGGCAGCTTCATCATCGTAACCGAGCCGCTGCCGATCGAAACCGTCGACGCTCTCATGCCGACCCGGCGAATGGCAACCGACTCGAAGAACGTCGGCTCCTACTTCCGCATCACGCCGGACAATCGCCTGCTGTTCGGAGGGCGGGCCCGCTTCGCCATGTCGAACCCGCTCTCGGACGCCAAGAGCGGCAAGATCCTCGAGCAGATCATGCTCACCGTGTTTCCCAGCCTGCGCGGCGTGCGCATCGATTACTGCTGGGGCGGCCTGGTGGACATGACCGCCGATCGCCTGCCGCGCGCCGGTGAGCATGACGGCGTGTTCTATTCGATGGGCTACAGCGGCCACGGTACCCAAATGTCCACGCATATGGGCGTCGTGATGGGTGAGGTCATGAGCGGCAAGCCTGAAGCCAACATCTGGCGCGACATGGAATGGCCGGCCATCCCGGGGCATTTCGGCCCGCCCTGGTTCCTTCCCTTCGTGGGAGCCTATTACCGCTTGCAAGACATCCTGCACTGA
- a CDS encoding ABC transporter permease, whose protein sequence is MWMIALQRFLILCLTLVIISLLAFLVPYMSGGDPVRTIVQSRVGDMAVDPASVEAMRVQLGLDQPLSVQYLGWLWNALHGDFGYSFVSRSPVGPEVARALVVSFTLAMSALGIALAVALPLGTLSAMRPGKAVDTVATFVTQTFVAVPEYWFAPMAVLVFSLYLGLLPSAGWEGPASLVLPAVVLSLRPLAYFTRVSRAAMMDVLQAPYITAARSRGLNMNQTVVHHGIRNGAMPVVTLFALWLAGLLGGSVVVEVIFAIPGMGRLIYEAVVNKDVPTLQGSFVCIVALSVLINTLADALYILLNPAVRIRHVH, encoded by the coding sequence ATGTGGATGATAGCCCTACAACGCTTCCTGATCCTCTGCCTGACATTGGTGATCATCTCGCTTCTGGCCTTCCTCGTTCCCTACATGAGCGGGGGCGATCCGGTGCGCACGATCGTGCAGTCGCGCGTCGGCGACATGGCCGTCGATCCGGCTTCCGTCGAAGCGATGCGGGTGCAACTCGGCCTCGACCAGCCTCTCTCCGTGCAATATCTGGGCTGGTTGTGGAACGCTCTCCACGGGGATTTCGGCTACTCCTTCGTCAGCCGTTCCCCCGTTGGCCCGGAAGTGGCGCGCGCCCTGGTCGTCTCGTTCACCCTGGCCATGAGTGCGCTGGGCATCGCGCTCGCCGTCGCCCTGCCCCTGGGAACGCTCAGCGCCATGAGGCCCGGCAAGGCCGTCGACACCGTGGCGACCTTCGTTACCCAGACCTTCGTGGCGGTGCCTGAGTACTGGTTCGCGCCGATGGCTGTCCTGGTCTTCTCCCTTTATCTGGGCCTCTTGCCCTCCGCCGGTTGGGAAGGGCCCGCCTCGCTGGTCCTCCCGGCTGTCGTGCTCAGCCTGCGTCCGCTGGCCTACTTCACCCGTGTGAGCCGTGCGGCCATGATGGACGTGCTGCAGGCCCCCTACATCACGGCCGCGCGCAGCCGCGGCCTGAACATGAACCAGACCGTCGTCCATCATGGCATCCGCAACGGGGCGATGCCGGTCGTGACCCTCTTCGCCCTGTGGCTTGCAGGCCTGCTGGGCGGCTCCGTCGTGGTCGAAGTAATCTTCGCCATTCCGGGCATGGGTCGGCTGATCTACGAGGCCGTCGTCAACAAGGACGTGCCGACGCTTCAAGGCAGTTTCGTGTGCATCGTCGCTCTGTCGGTCCTGATCAACACGCTCGCCGACGCCCTCTACATCCTGCTGAACCCAGCCGTGCGGATCCGCCATGTCCATTAA
- a CDS encoding ABC transporter permease: protein MSINHLAPSAPTILEPARRTEPSALAQAIRFIRQRHWSFAVGSLLFLTIAVLLIISPWIIPHDPAAQSLVRRLAGPSAQHWLGTDHLGRDLLSRLLIGGRFSVAIAAVTLILCAVIGTLLGVVSARTGGLVDEIIMRVVDLLISFPDVIVAIFMIAIFGPGYTTLIASLTIVGWTPFARMARGLTLEINSREYIRAAEVLGCTKTFIIFRHVIPNAIRPIAAISFLRFGHKLITVGGLSFLGLGVQPPNADWALMLAESQAYAERAPLLVVAPGLAIFLTALSVTWIGQGLEMMGRKASKVAQ, encoded by the coding sequence ATGTCCATTAATCATCTTGCCCCCTCGGCCCCAACAATCCTCGAGCCGGCCCGGCGGACCGAACCGTCGGCCCTGGCACAGGCCATCCGCTTCATCCGCCAAAGGCACTGGTCGTTTGCCGTCGGGTCGCTGCTGTTCCTGACCATCGCAGTGCTTCTGATCATCTCGCCCTGGATCATCCCGCATGATCCCGCCGCACAGAGCTTGGTGCGCCGCCTGGCCGGTCCCAGCGCCCAGCACTGGCTCGGCACTGACCATCTCGGGCGCGATCTGCTGAGCCGGTTGCTGATCGGCGGGCGTTTCTCCGTCGCGATCGCTGCGGTCACACTCATCCTGTGTGCGGTGATCGGCACCCTCCTTGGCGTCGTCAGCGCCCGCACAGGCGGGCTCGTGGACGAGATCATCATGCGCGTCGTCGACCTGCTGATCTCGTTCCCGGACGTGATCGTCGCGATCTTCATGATCGCGATCTTCGGCCCCGGCTACACCACGCTGATCGCCTCACTGACGATCGTCGGCTGGACGCCGTTTGCACGTATGGCCCGAGGCCTGACTCTCGAGATCAACTCGCGTGAGTACATCAGGGCGGCGGAGGTCCTCGGCTGTACGAAGACGTTCATCATCTTCCGCCATGTCATTCCCAACGCAATCCGACCCATCGCGGCCATCAGCTTCCTGCGCTTTGGCCACAAGCTGATCACGGTCGGCGGCCTGTCGTTTCTCGGCCTCGGCGTGCAGCCGCCGAACGCAGACTGGGCGCTGATGCTGGCGGAGTCGCAGGCCTACGCAGAGCGTGCGCCGCTCCTGGTCGTCGCCCCGGGACTCGCGATCTTCCTGACCGCGCTCAGCGTCACCTGGATCGGCCAGGGCCTGGAAATGATGGGACGCAAGGCCTCCAAGGTGGCTCAATAA